The Methanospirillum lacunae nucleotide sequence TAAATCATGGAGAGATTGTTGCGATTCTGGGACCAAACGGGGTTGGAAAGACAACACTCCTTAAATGTCTCAACCGTATCCTGACACCAAGGAGCGGACATATCTATCTGGATGGTGCAGATGTCAACAGTCTTGACAATCTTGAGATCGCACGACGTGCAGGATATGTTCCCCAGCGGGTAGAAACCGGAAGACTGACCGCTTTTGATGCGGTCCTTCTTGGTCGCCGTCCTCATATCAAATGGGATGTTACTCCTCATGATTTGAGCATCGTTGATGCTGTCTTCACCCGGCTTTCCATGGAGCAACTCCGTCTCTCATACATCGATGAGATGAGTGGTGGAGAACTCCAGAAGATTGCAATCGCCAGGGCCCTTGTCCAGGAACCACGGATTCTCCTTCTTGATGAGCCCACCAGCAGCCTGGACCTCAAAAATCAGGTTGAAATCCTCTCAACGATCCATGGAATCGTGCGTGAACATGGGATAGCTGCCGTCATGACGATGCATGATCTCAACCAGGCTTTCAGGTACGCAGATCGGTTTATCTTCCTGAAAAATGGCAGAATCCATTTCCAGGGAGAGAGATGCTCTGTCACCACGAAGATGATCGAAGAG carries:
- a CDS encoding ABC transporter ATP-binding protein, whose translation is MILNADELKFLYRNRTVLENVALEVNHGEIVAILGPNGVGKTTLLKCLNRILTPRSGHIYLDGADVNSLDNLEIARRAGYVPQRVETGRLTAFDAVLLGRRPHIKWDVTPHDLSIVDAVFTRLSMEQLRLSYIDEMSGGELQKIAIARALVQEPRILLLDEPTSSLDLKNQVEILSTIHGIVREHGIAAVMTMHDLNQAFRYADRFIFLKNGRIHFQGERCSVTTKMIEEVYGLPVVMGTIEGITCIMPGCSDTVVVHQEN